GAAGCTTGCCCTCATCCTTGTCATTGCAATCCCCGTCCTTATTTTTTTCCTCCTATGGGTGCTGAAGACGGGAGGCGTGATGTTCCGCGCTGTACAGGAACGGCTCGATAAAGTGAATGGCGTGATGAAAGAGAATCTGGCAGGCATGCGTATCATTAAAGCCTTCTTAAACTCTCGCTACGAAATTCAAAGGTTCACAAGTGCAACGGAGGATTTAAGGAAAAGAACGACGACCGTTTTACGCCTGATTGAAATGACCATGCCAATTCTTTATTTTGTCATGAATGCGGGAATCATTGCGATTCTCTGGTTCGGCGCAGGGGAGGTAAGCAGCGGGGGAGCGAAAGTCGGGGAAGTCGTAGCGATTGTGAACTACTCTTTAAGGATTACAGCGGCGATTTCGATGTTCTCATTTATCATCATGGCCTTCTCCAGAACGAGGGCATCGTCACAGCGTGTTTCGGAGGTGCTGGAAACAGAGCCTCATCTGCATGATCTTCCCTCCTCCAGCCGCTCTCCCGAAGTGACGGATGGAAGTGTGGAGTTTCAAAATGTAACGTTTTTTTACCCAGGAAGCGAAACCCCAGTTTTGAAAAAAGTGAGTTTTACAGCCGAAAAGGGGTCGACTACCGCCATAATGGGGGCAACAGGCTCAGGAAAATCAACCCTTTTTCAGTTGATTCCAAGACTGTATGACGCGACGGAAGGCGAGGTTTTCCTTGATGGAGAAGAAGCGGGGCAATACCGGCTTCAAAATTTAAGGGAGCAAATCGGCTACGTCCCGCAGGAATCCATTCTTTTCACGGGAACCGTTAAAGATAACATTGCTTGGGGAAAGCCTGCTGCCTCAATGGAAGAGATCATTCAGGCAGCAAAGGACGCCCAGATTCATGATACAATCGAGAGCCTTCCGAAAGGCTATGACACAGTTGTCGGGCAAAAGGGTGTCAATCTGTCTGGCGGGCAGAAACAAAGGCTCTCCATAGCCCGGGCGCTCATTCGCAAACCGGCCATCCTGCTCCTCGATGACAGCACGAGCGCCCTGGATTTGAAAACAGAAGGCAGACTTCTCAAAGCGCTCGGTACTTATTCATGCACGACCTTTCTTATAACCCAAAAAATCAGTACAGCTGCAGCCTCGGATCAAATTCTCATTCTAGATGACGGAGAGCTGCTGGAGCATGGTCCACATGAAGAACTGCTCCGAACATCGGATATTTACCGCCGGATTTGGCAATCTCAAATGAAGGGGGAACGAATTCATGAGACCCTCTAATCATCAGCTAAAAGGAACGAAGCCGCCGCGGCCAAATAACTGGCCGGCGGTCGTAAGGCGAATTTGGAATTACATGGACGGCAATAAAGGCCTGCTCGTTATGGTCGTTTTGATGGTAATTGGAAGCTCCGCACTGGGCCTGTTAGGTCCATATCTGATCGGCCAAACGATTGATATGTATATTGTCCCGCTAAAAACAGACGGGCTGGCAGTCCAGCTGCTGCTTTTGATTATCGTATATGCAGGCTATTCGCTCGCCACTTGGCTGCAGAACTTTTGGATGGCAGGCATCGCCCAGCAGGCCGTCTACCGAATGAGAGTCCAGCTTTTCGAGCATTTTCAAAAGCTGCCGATCTCATTTTTTGATAAGCGGCAGCATGGGGAGCTGATGAGCAGGGTCACAAATGATATGGATAATGTCAGCCAAACGCTGAACAGCTCAGTTATCCAAATTCTCTCAAGTTTGCTTACTTTAGCCGGAACCGTCATCCTCATGCTGATTTTAAGTCCGGTCCTGACCGCACTTTCCATGGTCATCATTCCCCTCATGGTGTTCGGAATGAAGTGGATTACAAGCAGGACAGGGAAAAAATTCAAGGAGCAGCAAAAGCACCTCGGTTCATTGAACGGATACATCGAAGAAACGTTCTCAGGCCAAAAAATCGTCAAAGCTTTTTCCCAGGAAGAGCGGGTAACGGAAGAATTCCTCGATCGCAGCGCCAAGCTCCGTGAAGCAGGTTTTTGGGCACAAACGTACTCAGGCTTTATTCCAAAATTGATGAACGTACTGAATAACCTCAGCTTTGCCATTATCGCAGCAGCCGGCGGCTATATGGCGATTAAAGGCTACATTACGATCGGCACAATTGTTATATTCATAGAATATTCAAGACAGTTCACCCGTCCGCTGAATGATCTGGCCAATCAATTTAATACCATTCTCTCAGCCGTTGCCGGGGCAGAAAGGGTATTTGAAATATTGGATGAAAAAGAAGAAGAACAGAAAGAACAAATTCCTCTGTCTTCAGGGATTACAGAAGGCGACGTTGCATTCCGGGATGTTTCATTCGGCTATGATGACGACCATCTGATTTTGAAGGACATCAGTTTTCATGCATCAAAAGGGGACATGGTCGCGTTTGTAGGCGCTACCGGAGCAGGCAAAACGACCATCATCAACCTGCTGTCGCGCTTTTATGATCCGAGTGCCGGAACGATTCAGATCGATGGACAGGAAATCACCAAAATCAGCCGCCCCGACCTAAGAAAAAATATGGGCTTCGTCCTGCAGGATCCCTTTCTTTTCGAAGGTACCATCAGAGAAAACATCCGCTATGGCCGCCTTCACGCCTCAGACCAGGAAGTAGAAGAAGCAGCCAAGCAAGCCAATGCCCACTCCTTCATTATGAGGCTGCCGAAAAAGTACGAGACTGTTCTAAAACAGGATGGAAGCGGAATTAGCCAGGGGCAAAAACAGCTCCTATCCATTGCAAGAGCCATGCTTGCAGATCCCGTGCTGCTCATTCTTGACGAAGCAACGAGCAGCATCGATACAATCACCGAGCTGAAAATACAAGATGCCCTTAAGCACTTAATGAAGGGCAGAACAAGCTTCGTCATCGCCCACCGACTGAACACCATTCAGCAGGCTGACCAAATCATCGTCCTTGACCGGGGAAGGATTGTTGAAAATGGTACACATGAACAGCTTCTTTCCAATGAAGGAGCCTATTACAGTCTGTATCAATCGCTTGAGGATATTAGTTAATGTTCCATCATATGCTTAGAATGTAAAGATGGAGGGAATAACGTAACAAATATCCATTAGCGGGGGCGTTAAAATGAAAAAAATGACAGAATGGCTCGAGCATACAGCAAATTGGTTCGGCCGTAAAACAATATCAGGCATCTTTCATACGAGTCTTTTAGAGCACAACCTAAAAGAACAGGAAACTGTACGCAAATGATGAATTTGCCGCGTACATTCCTGTTCTTTTTTCTTTTTAAATAAAGGAAGGCACTGCCCCTCATAAGCAGTGCGAAGAAGAGTGAGAAGAGATTTTCCTTTGGAAAAAGGTATCCTCGTCAATATCCTATTCGAATTATTGGTTTGTGCGACCAAAACAAAAAAATAATTTTTCTATAATACCCAAATAAACATTGCAATATTCACTATAACGTGTTTTATGATTTACAATAGGATTTGAAGTGAGGTCATGCCTGTCATGGAAAACCGAATTAAAGAAGTAAGAAAGTGCAATGGCGATACTCTTCAAAGCCTTGCAAAAAAAGTGAATTATGATTATAGCAACCTTTCTAAAATTGAACGCGGTCTTTATGTACCCACTATTTCTCTTCTGAAAAAAATAGCGGAAGTATACGAGGTCGATATAAGTGATTTGCTTGTAACGGAGAAGCGCAGCAAAGAGGTCATAGATCTTCAGTCCAAGAACCTTTTAGTCAAGTATGAACTTGAGCTTGACGGCCGGAAGGTATCTCCAGATGAGATCAGCGTCATAACTTCCATCATTCGCAAATTAAGAAACGCTGCTGCCCAAAACAGCTAAGGGGGTTGGGGGAAGTGATTTTGTGACGAACCCCAATAGTTTTAGCCCATGCCGCCCCCGTGATATACTGAATGCGGAGGTGTTTTGCATGCGTTTAGAAAATAAAAAAATTATTCAGCTGGTCAGCAGTGAATTTGAAGATCTTGAGCTATGGTATCCGGTACTCCGCTTACAGGAAGAGGGCGCCACTGTTCACATTGCTGGAGAAAAAGCCAATGAAACCTATATAGGGAAATACGGTGTCCCTGTGACATCGGACATTTCCTTCACCGACGTAAAACCCGAAGAATACGATGCGATCCTTGTACCTGGCGGCTGGTCACCGGACAAGCTGCGACGTTATCCCGAAGTACTCGAAATGGTGCGCTACATGGATCAGCACGAAAAACCGATCGGTCAAATCTGCCACGCCGGCTGGGTCCTGATATCCGCCGGAATCCTAAAAGGCCGGAACGTTACAAGCACACCTGGGATCAAAGATGATATGACCAACGCCGGCGCCATCTGGCACGACGTCGCCGTCATCACCGACGGCCATATTGTCTCCAGCCGCAGACCTCCAGACCTTCCGCAATACGCCAAGGAATTTGCCGATTTGCTGGCAGGGGAATAGATGTGGGAAGCTTCCTTTAATTAGGGGGCTTTTTTTGTTTGTGAGGCTGGATTGTGGATACGGCGATGACTGTGCGAGACTGTGCACTGACCCCCGTTTCGCTAAAGGGTTAAACCTCCGTCCCCGTATGGAGAGAGGCTGGTTGGCTGAAGGGCGGAGGAGACATGTGCTCTGTCCCCTGGTGAGGTGATGGATTGGGGGTCAGTGCATTGCACTGACCCTCAATTCGCTAAAGCAATAAACCTCCGTCCCCAAAAGAAGGCGGACTAGGGCGGATACGGGATAGCCGGATTGCAGCTCTGTCCCCCGCTGCAGTGATTGGCTGGGGGTCAGTGCAACAGCGGAAACGAAGCGCCTGACCCGCACTCTGCTAAAGGATAAAAGCTCCGGCACCGCTTCTCCAAACCGTTGGGGTGCAACGGTTCATCTGCTGTCGTCTTTGTCCCCGTTTGCGGTGAAGCAATAGGGGACTGGCACGGTGCCAGTCCCGCTGTTCTCTATCAAGCTAAAGCTCCGGCACCTGCTCCCCAATCCCTTGCGCCTCAAAAGGCCACAAGCGGCTTCCTTTGTCCCCACATGCGTTAAAGCAGCGCGGGTCAGGCGCCGCCGTTCACCTCCCATCATCCGGTCCACCAGTCAGGCGCCGCCGTTAACCCCCCTTTCGGTCCACCAGTCAGGCGCCGCCGTTAACCCCCCTTTCGGTCCACCAGTCAGGCGCCGCCGTTGACCTCCCATCCGTTCCACCAGCTTCCATCGGTAACTTCGTCCACCCGTCCACAACCACCCTTCCCCAACAAAAAAAGAACCGCCAACTAAGCGGTTCCAAACATTTAGCCATTATTCAGCAGCAGCGGGAGACCTTTCCGCCTTTCGCATTGTAGCGTTCCTCCTGGGCTTCGCAGAAAAATTCTTTTCGGGTTTTCACGGGTTCGCCTGGATGCTTGGATGACATGTGCGCAACGTATGTTTCATAGCAGGGAACGCCGACGAGCAGGTTTAGGAATTGTTTGCGGTGGCTGAATATACCGGCCATCTTTTTAAGCATAGTGTTTGAATTCTCCTTCCTCGCGCGGAATGTACGGCGCTTCGTGAAGGGTGACGTCCTGTTTTTTGAATACACGGATCCACATTCTCACAGATGAGATGAGAACAGCGATAACGACGAGCATGAAGATGGCGCATAGGGCGGCATCAACGTAGTCATTTACGATGATTTGGTTCATTTGAGCCTGGTTGGCGGCAGGAGCCAGAACTTCTCCTTTGCTTCTTGCATCACTGAATACTTTAGCGTGCGACAGGAAGCCGATTTTAGGATTTTCGTGGAAGAGCTTTTGCCAGCCAGCCGTCATGGTAACGATCAGGATCCAGGTGGTTGGAAGGAGCGTTACCCATACGTAAGCTTTTTTCCCCATTTTAAAGAGCATGGTGGTACCTAGGAGCAGGGCAATTCCGGCAAGCATCTGGTTTGCGATTCCGAAAAGCGGCCATAGGGTGTTGATTCCTCCGAGCGGATCAATGACGCCCTGATATAGGAAGTAGCCCCAGCCAAGGACGCATATTGCAGTAGCGATGATGTTGGCAGGCAGATAGTCAGTTTTGGCAAGCGGCTTATACACTTGTCCCAAAAGATCCTGGATCATGAAGCGGCCGACGCGGGTACCGGCATCAATGGTTGTTAGTATAAACAGCGCCTCAAAGAGTATGGCGAAATGGTACCAGAAGGCCATTAGTGCTTTTCCGCCAAGGAAGCTTGAGAAGATGACGGACATTCCAATCGCGAGAGTCGGTGCCCCGCCTGTTCTTGATTGAATGGTCTCTTCCCCCACGTCTTTGGCAAGCGTGGTTAAATCATCCGGTGTAATGGTAAAGCCCCAGCCGGATACAGTCGCAGCGGCTGAAACGGCGTCCGTTCCGATCACGGCAGGAGGGCTATTGATAGCAAAATAGATCCCGGGAGTCAGTACGCACGCAGCAATGAGGGCCATCATGGCAACAAAAGATTCCGTCAGCATTGCCCCGTACCCAATTGGTCTTGCATGGCTTTCTCTTTCAATCATTTTAGGAGTCGTACCGGATGAAACGAGAGCATGGAAGCCTGAAACGGCACCGCAGGCAATTGTAATGAATAAGAACGGGAAGAGGTTGCCGGCGAAAACCGGGCCTGTCCCATCGATGAATTGAGTAGTAGACGGCATCTGAAGATCAGGTGCCACGACTAAAATTCCAATTGCCAACCCAGCGATGGTACCTACTTTTAAAAAGGTGCTTAAATAATCCCTTGGAGCAAGGAGCAGCCAAACAGGGATAACGGATGCGATAAAACCGTAGGCAATCATCATGATTGCAATTGTTTCTCCGTTAAAGGTAAACATCTTGGCAAGAGCAGGATTAAGAGATACATATTGTCCGAGCATAATAGAACCAATTAGCAGAACGCCACCGATCACTGAGCCTTCCCCAACCCGGCCCGGGCGGATGTACCGCATGTAAATTCCCATGAAAACAGCGATAGGAATCGTGGCGGCAATGGTAAACATTCCCCACGGACTTCCAATAAGCGCTTTTACTACGACAAGAGCAAGAACAGCGAGAAGAATAATCATGATTCCCAGGATTCCGACCATGGCAATAACGCCTGTAACGGGTCCAATTTCTTCCTTGATCATTTCTCCAAGAGACTTTCCTTTCCGTCTCATTGAACCGAATAGAATGATAAAATCCTGTACTGCTCCGGCAAGCACGACCCCAGCCACAATCCAGATGGTCCCGGGAAGGTAGCCCATTTGAGCGGCAAGGATTGGACCGACAAGCGGCCCTGCACCTGCAATCGCAGCAAAATGGTGGCCGAACAGCACCCATTTGTTTGTGGGAACGTAATCCTTCCCGTCATTTTGCGTTTCTGCAGGTGTCTTGCGGTTGTCATCAAGCTCGAAAACCTTTCTTGCTATAAAACGGCTGTAAAAGCGATATGCAATTGCGTATACACTGAGCGCAGCAACAAGAAGCCAGATGGCATTAATGGATTCTCCCCGGTTAAGAGCCAGAACGCCAAAGCCTGCTGCCCCAGCTGCTGAAATGATGCCCCAAATCAGAATGGACTTTATGGCTTTCATATGTACATTCCCCCCTTTGTCATCTCTACAGGGTAATTGTATTATACTATTCTGAAAATTTAAATAAATATTTAGCTTTTGGGGGATAAAATCTTCCAGACTGCTTTACAAGTGAAACAGTCTGGATAACCCTTCAATCCCGAGAAAATAAGTGTCCGGCATATGATTGCCCGCAATAGATCCAGTATCAATCGTGAAAGTGAAGGGAGTTTGCACATGCTGATAAAAGTATTTCAATTTAGTAATAGGGTTGTAGACAAAAATGGGAGGGAGCTTCGGCACGAGGTCCGCTGTATTTACAAAGCGAATGCTGTTTGGAACAAGCTTGTCATATAAAGAGGCAAACTGCCCGTCCCCGACTCTTGGTGCTCCATAGTTGTACATTACAATGGACCTGAAACCTGAATTCGCCGCCGCGTCTGCCGCGTGAAGCACTGCGAGTGCCCCCCCAAGACTGTGTCCGGTGATAAACAGGTTTTTTTCCTTAGCAAGGCTATGATAGGCCTGGAAAATTTCGTCACGGCAAGTGGAATAAATGGACTGAAACCCTTGATGAACAAGACCCGCGTTCTGAATATATAAATAGGGAGCCTGCCTTATGGTCGCGTCTGCAATCCAATCTGCATCAGACTGGGTACCCCTGAAGGCAATAACCACCGCATCCTCTGACTCCAGGATAAATCCGAACCACTCCGGAATGCTGTTTGCACTGGCTTTAAAGGCTTTAACGAGTGTAAAACCCGGTACCACTTCCACAGGTCCGTTATTAAGGAATTGCCGGTATGAATAAACACACATATGAAGCAAAAATTCAGCGAGATCCTTATTATAAAAAGGTTTTTTTCTCCACATAGTCATGTTGTTAATACCCCGCTTCAATAGGCTTATGCATTACCATACGCTGCTGAACGTAAGAAGTGCCTGTATGAAGCTGTACATAAAAATACCTATTGAAAAAAGGGAAATTTGTATCAGCTGTCGTATTTAATCGGTTAAGTGAGAGCTTCACCGTATTCCTTCTCTTCGATTAAGAAAGTGTTTACTGCCCGTTAACAGGGGAAAATATAGCTGCGGGGTAGAAATGATGATCATAGAAAAATTACTGCTGCATGTTCTAATTGTGCTGGCTCCAATTCTGATCCACAGTTTGTTTTTCTCTGACCGCCAGATTGGACGGCCGTCTTATTTTATTGGGATGCTGCATGGTCTTACCGGATCATTATGCATGCTGTTTGCTTACGAAAGTTTCGGTCTTTATTGGGATCTGAGGTATGTACCGCTTGTTCTAGCCACACTTTACGGGGGGATGCGCGGCGGTCTGGTCGTTTTGGCTGCTCTTCTTCTCACAAGAACGTATCTTGGCGGAGATGCTCTTGTTTTTGGCTACTTGTCCTCCTTCCTGGCAGCTGCAGGTCCTATGCTAATCGTGTTCAGATTTAATAAAGCAGAGACAAAATGGAAAAGGGTCAGATGGGCGATACTGGCGGGGCTCTGGCCTGCATTTGTTCAGCTTGGTATTCTTTTCACCTATATTGGTGTTTCTGACAAATACGAATTTCTTCCATCGAAACTGATCTACTTTATCGTCATTTTTGGCATTATCCAAGTGATCGGTTCAGGTTTTGCCGCCCTTCTCCATGAAGCGAGTATTGAGAAATACCGCCTTCAGGAAGAAATTTTCAGATCGGAAAAACTGAACACACTTGGTGAGATGGCCGCTTCCATTGCTCATGAAGTAAGAAACCCGCTTACAGTTGTTAAGGGGTTTTTGCAGCTCATGCAGGCTGATGATAAGAAGGGGCAGCATACGTATCTGCCTCTCGTTCTGAGTGAATTGGACAGGGCCGAGTCCATCATCAGCGACTATCTGAACTTTGCCAAGCCTCAGCTCGAGAAACTGGAAACGTTTGAACTGGGCGGTTTCTTAAAGGATGCTGTACAGCTGTTAAACCCCCTGGCCTTAAAAAAAGGGATCGTATTAAGCTGTCAGACCGATGCTCCCATCACTCTGGAAACAGATCGTAATCAGCTTCGCCAGGCTATAGTGAATCTTATTAAAAATGCCATTGAAGCAACACCGGAGGAAGGCAGTGTCATGGTTTCCATGACATCCTATGGATCGGAAGCAGAGATAAAGATTGCGGATACAGGGATAGGCATGACAAAGGAGCAGCTAGCCAAGCTCGGAAGCCTTTACTATACAACGAAGGAAACAGGGACAGGACTCGGAACGATGGTTTCTCTCGGCATCATTGATGCAATGGGAGGGAAAACGGTATACTCAAGCCAGCCTGGCAAGGGAACGGTCGTAAAAATCTGTCTGCAGGCAAAAGCATACAGTTCGTAACACGCATTTTTTTGCAGGAGAGGAAAACGGAAATGGGACTAACTTTCAAGATTGCCTCTGAAAAAGAACGATCGGAAATATATGAACTGGCAGGCGAAAACAGGCGAGAAGCAACGAACTCCGTTTCAGATGACAACCAGCAAAAAATGATTGAAGCATACGAGCATTCAGCGGGCTATGATGCTTATTTTGTCTGCTTAATGAACGGGGAAACACTGTTGGGGTGGATCATGATTGATCGGGCATATGACTTGCTGACGGGGGACGAAGTTGGCTGGATCAATGATTTATATGTGAAAGCCGCATACAGGAAAAAGGGATATTCTAAATTATTAATGAAAGAGGCATTTGAGGAATTTAGAAAAAACGGATACCGTGACGTAAGACTGAACGTTTACACCCATAATACAAAAGCGATGAACTTATATGAACAAATGGGATTCCAAGACATTAACAAGTTTATGAAAATATCATTATAGAAAACAAAAAGACCATAATCGGAATTATGGTCTTTTTGTTTGGCTGAAACTTATTTTTTATAAACTTTAATGGTTACCTTTTTTACTCCCCATTTAAGAGCGGTGCTCTTGGATGAGAAGAAAACATCGATTTTTCCTCTTTTAATGGCGCTTCCTTTATCGGCTGCAATCGCTGTACCGTAGCCTGGTACGTATACTTTGGAACCGAGCGGAATGACTCTCGGGTCAACGGAAATTACTTTTGCGCCAGGATTTTTCTTTAAGTTGATGCCGGTTGAAGTGATTCCGCTGCAGCCTTTGCAGCTTGCTGTATAGGCTGTTGCTGTAACGGTATATGTTTTATAGGCCCCTTGTGGAGCAGCTGATTTCGCAGGTGCTGATTTCTTGGAGGTAGACGGTGAAATGGTCAACTTTTGATTTGCTTTAATAACGTCTGTTTTCAATTTGTTCCAAGATTTGATTTGATTCACAGTAACTTTATGCTTCTGAGCAATCTTCCATAGAGTATCCCCGGATTTAACTGTGTAGGTGGCTGCGAAGGCATTGGCTGAGAATCCAAACGACAAGAACAAAACTGCACTGACTGTCAAAATAAACTTCTTCAAAAGTCCTAGTCCCCTTTATGTATATGATGGCTAATATTACTAGATTAATATGACAGGTTTGTTTCAAACAGTTTCTATTTATGTTACAAAAATATTTCATTTAGTAATATTAGGTTTGAAATTCGTAAAAATGAATCCTTTTTGAGGGCTGGTATGAAAGAGTTGTAAGAGGATTCAGAATAAAGACTATATTGTAAAAGGAAAAAGCTAACATAGAATAATAATCGTAAAATGTGACTATAGTAGTGGTTTATCTTATGGGAATTAGAGGGGTGAGAATAAGACTAGGGGATGGAGAAACCAAAAATCGTGAAATATCAAGATGTTGTTCCAATATGGAGATTTCAAAAGAAGTTTGTCAAAATCCTCTAAATAAACTGCCGAAAAAAGTAAACAGCCTTTTAAAAATGACCGACTCACCATTCCATCTTTGGTATTGAAAATTTCGTGTTCAATTTACTTGAGTTGCCCCAACTAAAAAAGCAGCTCCCATTCAAAGGGAACTGCTTCCAAGATATTTAAGGATTCGTCGACCAAAGTCCAGCTGATTTAATAAACGTACGTTTGTTTAATTTAAGCTGGGCTACCATAAACTCAGCGATGTCTTCCGCCTGCATGACAGATTCAGGGTTTCCGTCCGTCAGCTTGTTTTCAATGGCTAGATCCGTTGCAACGGTGCTAGGGGAAAGGGCCGATACACGAATGTTATGCTTGCGCACTTCCATAGCCAGTGATTCGGTCAGACCGAGCAGACCAAATTTTGAAGCGCTGTAGGCACTGGTGAGAGGAGCTCCTTTTTGGCCGGCCGTGGAAGAAACATTAATGATATCGCCTGCTTTTCTTTCCACCATGCCGGGAAGGACAGCGTGTGTTACATAATAAGCACCCAATAGGTTCACTTGAATAATTTTTTCCCAATCCCCGGGGTCAAGCTCCAGGAACCCTCCGAATTTGGCGATTCCGGCATTGTTGATCAGAATATCAATGTGGCCGAGACTTGATTCCAGCTGACCAACAGCCTTTTTCACTTCTTCATGTGATGATACATCAGCTGCTGCGTAATACGCTTTTACACCTAATGCTTCTGCTTCTAGGGCTGTGCTTTTCACGTGCTCTTCCGTTCGGGCGAGCAGTCCTACATTTACGCCTTCTCTAGCAAGGTGAAGGGCTGCGGCACGTCCAATTCCGCGTCCGGCGCCGGTAATGAGTGCGGTTTTGCCTTGTAATGATTCGCTCATGAATGGACCTCCTTAACTTTTCATCGTATTAATCATAATTTTTCTCATGGTTTATTTCAAAATATCTGCTTTAACGTGCTGAATCATACCCATGCTTTCTGCGATATTTCATTCTCATATCCTCATACGCTCCCGAACCAAGAATAACGCCTGAGACAATGAGGACCAGACCAATCAGATGCGAGGCATGTACGGTTTCGTTTAAAATGAGAACGGATCCGGCAAGAGCAAACAGCGTATTCAGGTTCATGAAAATGGCCGATTCAGCCGCTCCAACCTGGCTGATTGCGAAGTTATACGTCATATGGCCGACTGCTGTCGCGAAAACCGCGGATAGTACAAACGCTGTCCACACTTCCGGGCTTCCGTTCGTAAGCGTTGAAAGGCCATCCTTTTCCGTAAGTAAGCCGATTCCAAATAGCACAAGCGACCCGAAAAGGAGCATATATCCTGTAAGAAGCCTTGGATCAATCGTTTTGCACATTTTGTTAATCATCACAAAGCTGAATGCCTGTGTGAGGATGGAAAAGAAAATGGATACATCGCCTGCATTAACGGCACTCAGTCCGCCCCCGCCGGCAACCACCGTAAATGAAACACCGGCGAGTCCCAATATAAACCCGCTCAGCCGGATAACGGTCAATCTTTTATTAAGAAAAATGATGGATAAAACGGCAACTAATATCGGTCCCAAGCCCAAAATAAGGCCTCCATTCGTCGAACTGGTAAGGGAGAGACCGACTGATAAAAAATAATGATGGGCGACCACATTCAGTAATCCGCAGCCGATAATCAAAGCTGCTTCCCTAAGTGTCGGCAGGCGGAGCAATTTTAAATAGGCTAGAATAATGAAAACGCAAATACTGGCTGTGAAAATTCTAAGTGCTGTAATGGTTACTGGGGAGAATGTGCCGACGATAATTTTGAGCAGCGGGACGTTAAAGCCCCAAAGCATCATAATGCCGA
The Metabacillus sp. FJAT-52054 genome window above contains:
- a CDS encoding GNAT family N-acetyltransferase, producing the protein MGLTFKIASEKERSEIYELAGENRREATNSVSDDNQQKMIEAYEHSAGYDAYFVCLMNGETLLGWIMIDRAYDLLTGDEVGWINDLYVKAAYRKKGYSKLLMKEAFEEFRKNGYRDVRLNVYTHNTKAMNLYEQMGFQDINKFMKISL
- a CDS encoding ATP-binding protein gives rise to the protein MIIEKLLLHVLIVLAPILIHSLFFSDRQIGRPSYFIGMLHGLTGSLCMLFAYESFGLYWDLRYVPLVLATLYGGMRGGLVVLAALLLTRTYLGGDALVFGYLSSFLAAAGPMLIVFRFNKAETKWKRVRWAILAGLWPAFVQLGILFTYIGVSDKYEFLPSKLIYFIVIFGIIQVIGSGFAALLHEASIEKYRLQEEIFRSEKLNTLGEMAASIAHEVRNPLTVVKGFLQLMQADDKKGQHTYLPLVLSELDRAESIISDYLNFAKPQLEKLETFELGGFLKDAVQLLNPLALKKGIVLSCQTDAPITLETDRNQLRQAIVNLIKNAIEATPEEGSVMVSMTSYGSEAEIKIADTGIGMTKEQLAKLGSLYYTTKETGTGLGTMVSLGIIDAMGGKTVYSSQPGKGTVVKICLQAKAYSS
- a CDS encoding DMT family transporter, which gives rise to MKHTRIYFILVGIMMLWGFNVPLLKIIVGTFSPVTITALRIFTASICVFIILAYLKLLRLPTLREAALIIGCGLLNVVAHHYFLSVGLSLTSSTNGGLILGLGPILVAVLSIIFLNKRLTVIRLSGFILGLAGVSFTVVAGGGGLSAVNAGDVSIFFSILTQAFSFVMINKMCKTIDPRLLTGYMLLFGSLVLFGIGLLTEKDGLSTLTNGSPEVWTAFVLSAVFATAVGHMTYNFAISQVGAAESAIFMNLNTLFALAGSVLILNETVHASHLIGLVLIVSGVILGSGAYEDMRMKYRRKHGYDSAR
- a CDS encoding LysM peptidoglycan-binding domain-containing protein, with translation MKKFILTVSAVLFLSFGFSANAFAATYTVKSGDTLWKIAQKHKVTVNQIKSWNKLKTDVIKANQKLTISPSTSKKSAPAKSAAPQGAYKTYTVTATAYTASCKGCSGITSTGINLKKNPGAKVISVDPRVIPLGSKVYVPGYGTAIAADKGSAIKRGKIDVFFSSKSTALKWGVKKVTIKVYKK
- a CDS encoding 3-ketoacyl-ACP reductase; the encoded protein is MSESLQGKTALITGAGRGIGRAAALHLAREGVNVGLLARTEEHVKSTALEAEALGVKAYYAAADVSSHEEVKKAVGQLESSLGHIDILINNAGIAKFGGFLELDPGDWEKIIQVNLLGAYYVTHAVLPGMVERKAGDIINVSSTAGQKGAPLTSAYSASKFGLLGLTESLAMEVRKHNIRVSALSPSTVATDLAIENKLTDGNPESVMQAEDIAEFMVAQLKLNKRTFIKSAGLWSTNP